The following are encoded together in the Lathyrus oleraceus cultivar Zhongwan6 chromosome 3, CAAS_Psat_ZW6_1.0, whole genome shotgun sequence genome:
- the LOC127132621 gene encoding uncharacterized protein LOC127132621, translating into MGNTSSCIPTTSEIFNNKVIIKAKKKTATLLDTCGNVRQIKLPMKSAELMIELIGHVITPAEVLLKTRRITALRADEELVAGKVYLLVPVSRVDSKASEFEIAIAERGSGKRKGNKTAKVSPVSKLTENDGGVCFVRQRRWNPVLDPIFESS; encoded by the coding sequence ATGGGTAACACAAGTTCTTGCATCCCTACTACTTCTGAGATTTTCAATAACAAAGTAATAATAAAGGCTAAGAAGAAAACGGCAACGCTTTTGGACACTTGCGGTAACGTTCGTCAGATCAAGCTACCTATGAAATCAGCTGAGCTCATGATCGAACTAATCGGACACGTCATCACTCCGGCGGAAGTGCTTCTTAAAACGCGACGGATCACGGCCTTGCGTGCCGATGAGGAGCTTGTAGCCGGGAAGGTTTACCTGCTGGTGCCGGTGAGTAGGGTGGATTCTAAGGCTTCTGAGTTTGAGATTGCGATTGCGGAGAGAGGGAGTGGGAAAAGAAAGGGAAATAAAACGGCGAAAGTTTCACCGGTATCGAAGTTAACGGAAAATGACGGAGGCGTTTGCTTTGTCCGTCAAAGACGATGGAATCCTGTTCTGGATCCAATTTTTGAATCCTCTTGA